A genome region from Meleagris gallopavo isolate NT-WF06-2002-E0010 breed Aviagen turkey brand Nicholas breeding stock chromosome 9, Turkey_5.1, whole genome shotgun sequence includes the following:
- the LOC104912195 gene encoding BTB/POZ domain-containing protein KCTD12-like: TAGAAGPDIRRAGFITIGYRGSYTLGRDSQTDAKFRRVARIMVCGKTSLAKEVFGDTLNESRDPDRPPERYTSRYYLKFTFLEQAFDKLADAGFHMVACNSTGTCAFAHDQTDDRIWTSYTEYVFYRE; the protein is encoded by the coding sequence ACAGCAGGCGCAGCCGGCCCTGACATCCGCAGGGCTGGGTTCATCACCATCGGCTACCGCGGCTCCTACACGCTGGGCAGGGACAGCCAGACGGATGCCAAGTTCCGCCGGGTGGCGCGGATCATGGTCTGCGGCAAGACGTCGCTGGCCAAGGAGGTTTTTGGGGATACCTTGAATGAGAGCAGGGACCCGGACAGGCCTCCGGAGAGGTACACCTCCCGGTACTACCTCAAATTCACCTTCCTGGAGCAAGCCTTTGACAAACTGGCTGACGCTGGCTTCCACATGGTGGCTTGCAACTCCACAGGCACCTGTGCCTTCGCCCACGACCAGACAGACGACAGGATCTGGACCTCTTACACCGAATATGTTTTCTATCGTGAGTGA